In Acipenser ruthenus unplaced genomic scaffold, fAciRut3.2 maternal haplotype, whole genome shotgun sequence, the following are encoded in one genomic region:
- the LOC117968009 gene encoding GRB2-related adaptor protein 2-like, translating to MEAVGKFDFNATAEDELSFRKGDILKILGNQDDWFKAELHGHEGFVPRNYIERRTPGWFHESITRQAAEEILKARDVGAFVIRGSQSSPGDFSISVRHEVDVQHFKVMKDGKGSYFLWAEKFPSLNQLVEFYKTTSISKQKQIYLQDGTREEGKRGSLEERFGGALNPPTQRRQSEIPITQQMKRGSLEERAQSMGGFGNSSGLPPPPRRQSDPPQSSGGVRVRGLYDFIAEESDELGFRAGDVIEVLDQSDSAWWRGRLRGQTGLFPSNYITPL from the exons ATTTTGGGGAATCAAGACGATTGGTTTAAGGCTGAGCTGCACGGACACGAAGGGTTTGTCCCCCGAAATTACATCGAGAGACGCACCCCTGg CTGGTTTCACGAGAGCATCACCAGACAGGCGGCTGAGGAGATCCTGAAGGCCAGAGACGTGGGAGCCTTCGTGATTCGAGGCAGTCAGAGTTCACCTGGAGACTTCTCCATTTCAGTCAG acaTGAAGTGGATGTGCAGCACTTCAAGGTCATGAAGGACGGCAAAGGCAGCTACTTCCTGTGGGCCGAGAAGTTCCCTTCTTTAAACCAGCTGGTGGAGTTCTACAAGACGACGTCAATCTCCAAGCAGAAGCAGATATACTTACAGGACGGGACCAGGGAGGAG GGGAAGCGAGGGAGTTTGGAGGAGAGGTTTGGAGGCGCTCTGAATCCACCCACACAGAGACGGCAGTCCGAGATCCCCATCACACAGCAG ATGAAGAGaggcagcctggaggagagagccCAGAGTATGGGGGGCTTTGGGAATTCCAGTGGCTTGCCCCCCCCACCCAGACGACAGTCTGACCCCCCCCAG agctCTGGAGGGGTGCGTGTCAGGGGTCTCTACGACTTCATAGCGGAGGAGAGCGACGAGCTGGGGTTCCGCGCTGGCGATGTCATCGAGGTGCTGGACCAATCGGACTCCGCCTGGTGGCGAGGTCGCCTGAGAGGCCAGACGGGGCTCTTCCCCTCCAATTACATCACTCCATTGTGA